From the genome of Carassius auratus strain Wakin unplaced genomic scaffold, ASM336829v1 scaf_tig00027797, whole genome shotgun sequence, one region includes:
- the LOC113079357 gene encoding psychosine receptor-like produces the protein MVFVALHLAVIVIGTPSNIFFLFVSYRLIRQKNELGVYLFNLALSDLLFIMCLPVWVQFNLYDVWPLSKTMCVICVFVLWTSFYTSAMLLSCIAVDRYLAIVYPLRFASFRKRKTAVSMSIAAWIFTVIFNAIIVNPKSIYNEVDSICLDIYPLPLEQRLVNIARFLVGFLIPALVVGFCYWRICSAVRRNQKLGSMERRHVFRLLGCILLTLYLCFGPVHIIMVLRIFLEHCPYPNWLFIAYKVSVFLETLNCLADPLLYCFMSRTGQASASNVLLILRRPWKKECQKEMVQQNNQFLGTGSVPITKASFRTEFNTDCL, from the coding sequence ATGGTATTTGTAGCCCTTCATCTGGCTGTGATCGTGATCGGCACCCCATCCAACATCTTCTTCCTGTTTGTGTCGTATCGGCTCATCCGTCAGAAGAACGAGCTGGGTGTCTATCTGTTTAACCTGGCTCTGTCGGACCTCTTGTTTATCATGTGCTTACCAGTGTGGGTTCAATTTAATCTTTACGATGTGTGGCCTCTCAGCAAGACGATGTGTGTCATTTGTGTTTTCGTGCTCTGGACAAGCTTCTACACCAGTGCTATGCTTCTGAGCTGCATTGCTGTGGATCGCTACTTAGCCATCGTTTACCCGCTCAGATTTGCCTCTTTTAGAAAACGCAAAACTGCGGTCAGCATGAGCATTGCTGCTTGGATCTTTACTGTCATATTCAACGCAATCATTGTGAATCCGAAAAGTATCTATAATGAGGTGGACTCAATCTGCTTGGATATATATCCTTTGCCCCTAGAGCAAAGATTGGTCAACATCGCTCGTTTTTTAGTAGGCTTCCTCATTCCCGCATTGGTGGTGGGTTTCTGTTATTGGCGGATATGTTCAGCCGTGAGGAGAAACCAAAAACTTGGGTCAATGGAGCGCCGGCACGTCTTCAGGCTTCTTGGATGCATTTTGTTGACCCTTTATTTGTGTTTCGGACCTGTGCACATCATTATGGTTTTGAGGATTTTTCTGGAACACTGTCCGTATCCCAACTGGCTCTTTATCGCATATAAAGTTAGCGTCTTCCTAGAGACGCTTAACTGCCTGGCCGATCCACTTCTCTACTGCTTCATGAGCAGAACGGGTCAAGCCAGTGCTTCAAATGTGTTACTCATCCTCAGGAGACCGTGGAAGAAAGAGTGTCAAAAAGAGATGGTACAACAAAACAACCAATTTCTTGGAACTGGTTCTGTTCCAATCACAAAAGCATCTTTTAGGACTGAATTTAACACTGACTGCTTGTGA